Below is a genomic region from Phycisphaerae bacterium.
GAAGCTCCCCATACCGGTGGTCGGGGTCCAACATCATCACGCCCACGTGGTGAGTGCCATGGCCGACAACGGTATTACCGGCCTAGTCGTTGGTGTCTCGTGCGATGGCACGGGGTACGGGCCGGATGGTGCCATCTGGGGCTGTGAGGTCCTGGTCTGCGACGAGGCAGAGTATGAGCGAGTCGCTCATCTCGGCTACTACCCACTTCTCGGTGGGGACGCCGGGGCGCGGGAGACCTGGCGTCCGGCGGCCGGGCTCCTTTCCGAGCTGCATGACCAGGATTGGGGCGAGATGGCGGCCGCCGAGTTCGGGGCCATCTCCGAGGAGGCTCTCGATGTGGCCCGACGCCGTCTCCGGGAGCCGCACCGCCTGCCCCAGACGTCCAGCCTGGGGCGGCTGTTTGATGCCGCGGCTTTTCTGCTTGGCCTGAGCAGCGAGAACCGGTTCGAGGCGGATGCGGCCATGAATCTGGAGGCCGTGGCCCGGCAGTGCCGCGGTGCTCCCCCCCTGTTGCCGAGGCCGACCGATGTTTTTCAGGGTGAATGGCCGATAGTAATGGATGCGCGCCCTGTGATCGGGGCACTATTGGGCGAGAAGCGGCAAGGGCGATCGGTGCCGGAGTTGGCCCGAGCGTTCCATGAGACCGTGGCTACAATGCTGGCGGAGGCTGCGGCTCGGGCTGCGGGAGACCGAGGGCTGAACCGAGTGGTCTTGTCCGGCGGCTGTCTGGCCAACCGATTGCTGGCGGAGATTCTGAGGCGGCTGCTTCGGGGGAGGGGCTTGTCGGTGTTCGTTCATCAGCAGGTGCCCGCCGGCGATGGTGGCTTGGCGTTGGGTCAGGCCGTGGTTGCGGCCGAGCGAGTTCGCCGGCGCGGCGTGAGGAGGGCGTAGACCGTGTGTCTGGCAGTTCCGGGCAAGATCGTTGAAATACGCAGTGAAGGCGACGGGCCGGGAGGCAACGTCGGCATCGTCGATTTTCAGGGTACGCGTGTCGAAGTCGGCCTGGCGTTCACCCCGGACGCCAGCCCGGGCGATTGGGTGCTGGTTCACGCCGGTTATGCCCTGAACGTGCTGGATGAGCAGGAGGCTGCCGAGACCTGGCAGTATCTCAAGGAAGCGGAGGTCGTCGACGAAGTGCCAAGGGGATCGCCCTAGGCTGGCCTTTGCGGTGCGGAACAACACGTGAGCCGATCGCGAACAGAACAGCTGATCCAGCAGATCGAGACGCTGGCCCGTGCTACGGGACCGGTCCAGATCATGGAGGTGTGCGGCACGCACACGGTGTCGCTTTTTCGCAGCGGGGTGAAATCGCTGATGCCGGCCGAGGTGCGGTTGGTCAGCGGCCCGGGCTGCCCGGTGTGCGTGACGTCTCAAGGCTACATCGACGCGGCCTGCGATCTCGCCTCCCGAGAAGGGGTAACTGTCTGCACATACGGAGACATGGTTCGTGTGCCCGGACGGTCCGGCAGTCTGGAGAACCGCCGGGCGACCGGTGCGCACGTGGTAGTGGTCTACTCAGCCCGCGACGCGGTCAAGTTCGCCGAGCAGCACACCGACCGCAAGGTGGTGTTCCTGGCGGTCGGCTTTGAGACGACCGCTCCGGCCACGGCGGCTGCCGTCCTCGAGGCCAACCGGCGGCAACTGATGAACTTCTGGATCCTGCCCGGGCACAAGTTGGTGATACCGGCGATGGCCGCCCTGCTGGCCGGCGGTGACGTGCCGATTCAGGGTTTCCTGTTGCCCGGCCACGTCAGCGTGGTGATCGGGACCCAGGTCTACCGGCCCATTGCCGAGCGCTATCGGAAACCCTGTGTGGTCACCGGCTTTGAACCGGAGCAGATGCTCGCGGGAATAGCGAATGTCATGGAGCAGATCTCGGCGGGTGCGAGCCGGATCGACAATGTCTACGGCGTCGCCGTCCGGGATGGGGGCAATCCTCAAGCGCTCCGTTTCATCGACGAGGTATTCGAGCCCGAGGACACCATCTGGCGAGCGATGGGCACCATCCCGATGAGTGGCCTGGGGCTTCGCGAACGGTTTCTACGGTTCGACGCCTTGCGGGAGTTCGATCTGACCATCGGTCAGGATTATGACCCCCCGGGGTGCAAGTGCGGCCAGGTCATTCAGGGCAAACTTGACCCATCTTCCTGTGGTCTCTTTGGCGAGCACTGCACTCCTTCTCATCCCGTGGGCCCCTGCATGGTCAGCAGTGAAGGAACCTGCGCCGCGTGGTTCAAGTATGGTCGTCGCGAGCGGCGAGAGGGCAAGGCGTCCACTTCCGGAGTGCAAACCGCAACACGATGAGCATGCCTGGTTACCGAGAAGAACAGATTGTCATCGCCCATGGCGGTGGTGGTGAGAAGACCCGGCAGTTGATTGCCGAACGATTTCTCCCCAGGTTGAGCAACCCCCTGCTGGCTCCGCTCGGCGACAGTGCCGTGCTTGACATTCCTCGGGGGCGAATCGCCTTCACGACCGATGCGCACGTGGTTCAACCGCTGGAGTTTCCGGGGGGCGACATTGGCCGGCTGTCGGTATGCGGCACGGTGAACGATCTGGCCGTCACCGGAGCGGTGCCGGTGGCGCTCAGTCTGGCCATGGTCATGGAGGAGGGGCTGCCGCTGCCTCTCCTGGATCGGATCATCAGTTCCATTGCGGAGGCGGCTCGGGAGGCGGGTATCGTCATCGCCACGGGGGATACCAAGGTCGTCGAGCGTCAGCGCGGCGACGGCATGACGATCACGACCGCGGGTGTGGGCGCGGTGCGGGAAGGGCTGCGGCTGGACACGACGAGGATCTGTTCGGACGACGTGATCCTGGTGACCGGCCGAATCGCCGAGCATGGGCTGGCGGTCATGTCGGCTCGCGAAGGATTGGGGCTTCAAACGGATCTGCTCAGCGACGTCGCTCCCATGAACGGCCTGATCGCCGCGGTTTTGGACTGCGGGGTGGACGTCAAGTTCATGCGCGATCCGACGCGTGGCGGGCTGGCGTGCGTGCTGGCGGACCTGGTGGATGACACCGGCCTGACGATCGAGGTTCGAGAAGCGGCCATTCCTCTTTCCAGCGCAGCCCGACACGCGGCGGAATTGCTGGGTCTTGATCCTCTCTCCGTGGCCAATGAGGGGAAGGTCGTCATGGTGGCGAGCGAGGCCGATGCTGGCAAGGCCCTGGCAGTCTGTCATGGCCATCCGCTGGGGAAGCATGCCGCGATCATCGGCCGCATGGTATCTTCTCATCCAGCGTTGGTCGAGTTGGTGACGCGGAGCGGCGGTCGACGGTTGGTGCAGCGGCCATACGGCGAGGAACTCCCCCGGATCTGCTGACATGCACGAGGCAACCATAGCCATGGCGATCGTGGAGCAGGTAGTCGAGGCCGCGTCTCCGCACCAAGTTACCCGAATCAGCGAGATCGAGATCGACGTCGGGGTGCTCAAGCAGGTTGTCTGCGAATCGCTGCTCCTGGCCTTCGAGGCGTGTGCCGCGGGCACCCTCGCCGAGGGCGCCGTTCTCAAGATCAACGAGATTCCTCCTGCGGCCGTCTGTCAGGAGTGTGGGCAGGAGTTCACCCCGGACCTGGCGGAGTTCAGTTTTGTCTGTCCCGGCTGCGGCAAGGCGAGCGTGACCGTGGTCGGCGGTGACGAGATCCTGCTGAGGAGCATGACCTGCGAGCAGAACGACGCGCCGGTGACCGCGGTCGCACCACGCAAGGAGACGTGATCGCATGATGAAGGTTCAGCTTGTTCAGAACGTTCTCAAGGCGAATGATGCCGTGGCTGCGGCAAACCGCAGGATGCTCGGGGAGGCCAAGCTTCTGGCCCTCAACCTCATGAGCTCTCCTGGCAGCGGCAAGACCACCCTGCTGGAGAAGACCATTCCCATGCTAGGTGCTGCGTATCCATCGGCCGTACTGGTGGGCGATCTTCAGACGACCCGCGACGCCGAACGGCTGAGCAGCATTGCCACCGACG
It encodes:
- a CDS encoding HypC/HybG/HupF family hydrogenase formation chaperone → MCLAVPGKIVEIRSEGDGPGGNVGIVDFQGTRVEVGLAFTPDASPGDWVLVHAGYALNVLDEQEAAETWQYLKEAEVVDEVPRGSP
- the hypD gene encoding hydrogenase formation protein HypD — translated: MSRSRTEQLIQQIETLARATGPVQIMEVCGTHTVSLFRSGVKSLMPAEVRLVSGPGCPVCVTSQGYIDAACDLASREGVTVCTYGDMVRVPGRSGSLENRRATGAHVVVVYSARDAVKFAEQHTDRKVVFLAVGFETTAPATAAAVLEANRRQLMNFWILPGHKLVIPAMAALLAGGDVPIQGFLLPGHVSVVIGTQVYRPIAERYRKPCVVTGFEPEQMLAGIANVMEQISAGASRIDNVYGVAVRDGGNPQALRFIDEVFEPEDTIWRAMGTIPMSGLGLRERFLRFDALREFDLTIGQDYDPPGCKCGQVIQGKLDPSSCGLFGEHCTPSHPVGPCMVSSEGTCAAWFKYGRRERREGKASTSGVQTATR
- the hypE gene encoding hydrogenase expression/formation protein HypE — encoded protein: MSMPGYREEQIVIAHGGGGEKTRQLIAERFLPRLSNPLLAPLGDSAVLDIPRGRIAFTTDAHVVQPLEFPGGDIGRLSVCGTVNDLAVTGAVPVALSLAMVMEEGLPLPLLDRIISSIAEAAREAGIVIATGDTKVVERQRGDGMTITTAGVGAVREGLRLDTTRICSDDVILVTGRIAEHGLAVMSAREGLGLQTDLLSDVAPMNGLIAAVLDCGVDVKFMRDPTRGGLACVLADLVDDTGLTIEVREAAIPLSSAARHAAELLGLDPLSVANEGKVVMVASEADAGKALAVCHGHPLGKHAAIIGRMVSSHPALVELVTRSGGRRLVQRPYGEELPRIC
- a CDS encoding hydrogenase maturation nickel metallochaperone HypA translates to MHEATIAMAIVEQVVEAASPHQVTRISEIEIDVGVLKQVVCESLLLAFEACAAGTLAEGAVLKINEIPPAAVCQECGQEFTPDLAEFSFVCPGCGKASVTVVGGDEILLRSMTCEQNDAPVTAVAPRKET